GTCAGGCCGGGGCTGTTCAGGTAGCCGCGGGCGACGCCCGATCCGGCCAGGTAGAGCTCCCCCTCCTGGCCGTCGCGGAGGTCCCGCAGCTCGTCGTCCAGCACGTAGACCTGGCTGCCGTCCCACGGCGTCCCGATGGTGATCTCCTCCTGGACGCCCGTGATCGGGCCACCGATCGACGCGCCGACGGTCACCTCGGTCGGGCCGTAGCCGTTGAACAGCCGCCGTCCCCTGGACCACTCCTCCGCCAGGGACCTGGTGCAGACATCGCCGGTGGAGGTGATCGTGCCGCCGAGCAGCAGATCTTCGCTGTCGGTGATGCCCAGCGCGACCGGGGGCAGCACCGCGTGCTTGATGTCGTGCTCGAGCATCGTCTCGCGCAGCGCCTCCCCCGGCATCAGGTCCTCCTGGTCCGCCATCACGAGAGTCGCACCGTGCAGCAGCGCCAGCGAGAAGTCCCAGAACCACGCGTCGAAGCTGAAGGACGCCCACTGCAGCACCCGGTCGCCCCGGCCGACCTCGTAGGCCCTCGTCTGGGTCGAGACCAGGTCGGCCACGCCGGCGTGGGAAACCGCGACGCCCTTGGGAACACCCGTCGATCCGGAGGTGTAGATGACGTACATCAGGTGGTCGGCGGTCAGCGGCGCCAGGCGTTCGCCCTCCGCGATGTCGTCGCCGCTCTCCTGCTCGCACGCGGCCTCGGCGGCCGGGTCGTCGAGCACGAGCTCCGGCACGGCCAGCTGCAGCGAGCTGACGTTCTCCGTCCGCAGCAGCAGGACCGGCCGCGCGTCCACGACCATGTGCGCCAGCCGCTCCGCCGGGTAGCTCGGGTCCAGCGGGAGGTAGGCACCGCCCGCCTTGAGCACCGCGAGCACCGCGACGATCAGCCGGTCCGACCGGGGCACCGCGATCGCGACCAGCGAGTCCGGCCCCACCCCGGCCGCGATCAACCGCCTGGCGAGCCGGTTCGCGCGCGCGTTCAACTCCGAGTAGTCGATGGTGGAACCGCCGTACACGACCGACGGAGTAGCACCCGACTCGGCAACCATGGACTCGAAGAAATCCGGGACAGTTCTCAACACCAGCTCCGCCTTCGACTCGAAGTTCCGGCACACGGTTGGTGGGCGTGGCGACCGGCTGCCCTGCTGCGGCGTCTCCCCGCGCCGGCACCCCGACGCGGGTGCCGGACGCCAGAGCACCCGCGAGCCACGACAACACGCGGCCCCACCGGCTCACCCGGCCGTGAAAGAAGTCTTTCCCCCAGGACTCCGGTAGTTCGCAAATCGTTCATGCTGACTCGGTGCTCCGCGACGCCGCACCGGTCCATCGCTAGAGGGGCTCCACCACGAACCCGCGCCCCCAGACGTTCCGCAGCGAAAGCCCGACCAGTTGCAGGCGTCTTCGTAATCGCATCACGTGCAGGTCCAAGGCGTTGCTGGACGAGCTGGAACCGGACTGCTCCAGGATCTCCCGCAGCTCGGTCCGGTAGACCAGCTGCGAGTACCGGGAGATCAGCGGCGTCAGCATCTCGCACTGCGTCGGGGAGAGCGTGATCGACGAGTCCTTGTAGTAGAGGATCCCCACCGGGTCCAGGACGGGCTTGGCGTTGACCACGGCACGATCCGCCAGCTGCCGGACCCTGGCCTGGAGGTCCTCCGGGATGATGGGCGGACGCACCCAGTCCTCGTAGATGCCCAGCTGTTCCGGCGGCGGCGCTCCGTGCTCCACGATCAGCAGGCAGAGGTGGTGCAGGGCCCTGCACTCCTCGCGAACATCGCTCTCCGCGGGCCAGCGGACGAATTTGACCCGGTTCTGCACATTTCCCTTCACGGGCACCCCTCAGGAAGTTTTGTTCCGTTGAGATTCGGAGAAGCAGCAGCGCCGGCCGCGTCGGTGTCACCCAGGGTCCGCCGGGCCGGGCGACCGGCGCTGTCGTTGTTCAGGAAGCGCTGGGCAACGACCAGCGAAACTCGCCGAAGGTGGCACCTCCGGCCACATCGCAGCGGGCACCTGGCAGGCCACCAGGGCCGCTGCCGGGAAAGCCCGCGCCGCCGATGCGCGGCAGGCCGATCAGGCCGTGCCGCACCGGACCGCGGTGTTCCCCAGCACCGCGGTCCTCGCGGTCGGCGCACGACCGCCGAACCGCTCCGGCAGGTCCCGTTCGGACCCGGCGATCACCGCGAGCGCTCAGGCAGGGGCACTGCCGTTCGCCGTCATCGCCTCGCGCAAGCTCTTCGGCCGCATGTCCGTCCAGGACCGTCCTATGTAGTCGATGATCTCCTGCCGGGGCGCCGGACCGCGCACCACCCGCCACCCGGCGGGAACGTCGACGCCCTGCGGCCAGATCGAGTACTGCTCCTCAACATTGCGCAGCGCCAGGTAATCCCGACTTTCGTCCTCGAACGGATTGGACATGTGCACAACCCCTTAGTAAGCAGAAACGGTTCCCAATTTTCCGAGGCTGGAACGCGAACGACCCGCCCGCCTTTCCCCAAAGGCGCGCAATTCGGAACAAAAGCTCCTACCGCATTCCCGGCGCACAATGATTCACGCCGCGACGGCACGGTGCGCTCACGTCCGGGCAGAGCACTCGGACAGCCGGCCGTACTGCGCTTCCCCTTCGGCGACCCCGCCGATCCCCACCTGCCCGCAGCACGGCACTTCCCCCAGCGAACTCCAGCCGGAGTTCACCACGACACTGCACAGAAACAACGTCCCCGGAATTCGCCACTCCCCCAAGCGCGCGTTCGCGGTCATCGATTCGGTGGCAACACAACGCATCTCCCCAGTCATTTCCCCAGGCGGAACGATCAGGTCGACAACCCAACGCGTGTCATCGCCGCGACACCACTGGAATTACCGGCGGCGCGCAGCAATCAACCGCGTTGATTCCGGCTATTTCACTTACCCTTTCCTTCATTCGCAGAACGGGGTCGACGGTACCAGCCGGACACGGCAACGCAACAGTTGAATTTCACATATACCCCCATGCGTTTCACACACTCCGAGCCGGAGACCAATACTCGACAAACCCCACCGCCACCCGCCACCGGATGGTAGCCGGAGGCCGCACCGCAGGTGGCCGAGCCCGGGCCCGCGTGTTCCGCACCGCCCTCGACCAGCCGAATCCCGTTCCGCCGGCGGGACTTCAGCACCGCTCCCCCGCCCCGCGGCAAGAAGATGGGCCACCCGCCGGGCGGGTGGCCCATCCTCTCCGCGCTGGCCGGTCCGACGACCGAACAGTGGAACGCTCCCTACTCCGCGGCCTCGCGCTGCGAGGCCGGCAGGGCGAAAGCCGCCAGGCCGGCGACGAACATGATGGCCGCGTTGACCAGGAAGGCGACGTGGTAGCCCTGCACGAGTGCGTCCGCGGGGTTCGCGGACTCCGGCATGACGCCGTTGGTCACCGTGGCGGCGATGGTGACGAGCACGGCCAGGCCGACCGCGCCGCCGATCTGGCGGGACATGTTGAGCAGGCCCGAAGCCGCCCCGACGTCCTCCCGCTTGACACCGGTGGTGCTGGTGACCGTGGCCGCGGGGAGCATGAAGCTGAGGCCGAGACCGCAGACCAGCGTCGGCCCGAGGACGTGCGTCAGGTAGGCGGGGTAGGCGGGCATCAGGGCCATCCAGGCGAGCCCAGCGGCGGTGACCAGACCGCCGATGGCCAGCAGGGCCCGGGTGCCGAGCTTGGGCAGGAGCTGGCGGGCGGCCAGCCCGCCGCCGATGACGAAGACCGACATCGGCACCAGGGCCAGACCGGTGCTCAACGCGTCGTAGCCGAGGATCTCCTGGAAGTAGAGGGAGAGGAAGACCATCGCCGCGGTCATGGTCACGCCCATGCCGAACAGGAGCAGGTTCCCGATCCGCACGGTGCTCGCGCGGAAGATCGCGAGCGGGATGAGCGGGTGGGAGCTCTTGAGCTCGACCACGATGAAAGCGGCGAGGAGGACCGCGGCCGCGGCGAGGGCGATCAGGACGTTCGCCGATCCCCAGCCCTCGGCCGAGACTTGCGAGAACCCGTAGGTGAGAGCGCCGATTCCGAGCGTGGCGGTGAGGGCGCCGGGCAGGTCGAGCCGGGTCCGCTCGGTGCCGGTCTGGTCCGCGGGCAGGACGGAGCCGCCGACCGCCAGCAGCACGACACCGACGGGGATGTTGATGAACAGGACCCAGCGCCAGTCCAGCGCGGCGGTGAGCACGCCGCCGAGGACGAGACCGAACACGCTGGACACCGCGCCCATGAGGCTCCACAGCGTCATGGCGCGTTCCCGCCGCTCCTCATCGGTGTGGCTGGCGCTGATGATGCTCAGGGTGGTGGGCGACAGAACAGCGGCGCCGACGCCCTGGGCGATCCGGGCCACCACGAGGGTGGTCGGGTTGGTGGCCAGACCACCGACCAGGCTGGCGGCGGTGAAGACGAACGTGCCGAGCAGGAACACCCGCTTGCGGCCGTAGAGGTCACTCGCCCTGGCGCCCAGCAGCAGGAACCCGCCGAAGGCGATCAGGTAACCGCTGACGACCCACTGCTGCTGGTTGGTCG
This portion of the Saccharopolyspora antimicrobica genome encodes:
- a CDS encoding non-ribosomal peptide synthetase, which encodes MVAESGATPSVVYGGSTIDYSELNARANRLARRLIAAGVGPDSLVAIAVPRSDRLIVAVLAVLKAGGAYLPLDPSYPAERLAHMVVDARPVLLLRTENVSSLQLAVPELVLDDPAAEAACEQESGDDIAEGERLAPLTADHLMYVIYTSGSTGVPKGVAVSHAGVADLVSTQTRAYEVGRGDRVLQWASFSFDAWFWDFSLALLHGATLVMADQEDLMPGEALRETMLEHDIKHAVLPPVALGITDSEDLLLGGTITSTGDVCTRSLAEEWSRGRRLFNGYGPTEVTVGASIGGPITGVQEEITIGTPWDGSQVYVLDDELRDLRDGQEGELYLAGSGVARGYLNSPGLTASRFVANPHGPPGSRMYRSGDRGRCEADGELYFAGRSDNQVKVRGFRIELGEVEARLESHPAVEIVVAVVGGDHVSTEHVVAYVKPSARREVTEAELREHARHALPEHMVPSSIVVLEELPTLLNGKIDRKALAERASRAEPDVPVAVGSGEEKSYEQVLCRMVMETLKISSATPQDNFFDLGGHSVLAANLARRMRKELGVAVPMRSMFAAQNLAELAQLVERSK
- a CDS encoding winged helix-turn-helix domain-containing protein, whose product is MKGNVQNRVKFVRWPAESDVREECRALHHLCLLIVEHGAPPPEQLGIYEDWVRPPIIPEDLQARVRQLADRAVVNAKPVLDPVGILYYKDSSITLSPTQCEMLTPLISRYSQLVYRTELREILEQSGSSSSSNALDLHVMRLRRRLQLVGLSLRNVWGRGFVVEPL
- a CDS encoding MbtH family protein, with the translated sequence MSNPFEDESRDYLALRNVEEQYSIWPQGVDVPAGWRVVRGPAPRQEIIDYIGRSWTDMRPKSLREAMTANGSAPA
- a CDS encoding MFS transporter, yielding MSETRAGAAASAVERPNLPLGVIVAITCLAQFMVVLDGTIVTVALPDMQNGLDLSTNQQQWVVSGYLIAFGGFLLLGARASDLYGRKRVFLLGTFVFTAASLVGGLATNPTTLVVARIAQGVGAAVLSPTTLSIISASHTDEERRERAMTLWSLMGAVSSVFGLVLGGVLTAALDWRWVLFINIPVGVVLLAVGGSVLPADQTGTERTRLDLPGALTATLGIGALTYGFSQVSAEGWGSANVLIALAAAAVLLAAFIVVELKSSHPLIPLAIFRASTVRIGNLLLFGMGVTMTAAMVFLSLYFQEILGYDALSTGLALVPMSVFVIGGGLAARQLLPKLGTRALLAIGGLVTAAGLAWMALMPAYPAYLTHVLGPTLVCGLGLSFMLPAATVTSTTGVKREDVGAASGLLNMSRQIGGAVGLAVLVTIAATVTNGVMPESANPADALVQGYHVAFLVNAAIMFVAGLAAFALPASQREAAE